Part of the Bacteriovorax sp. BAL6_X genome, GGACTTCTATCACTTACTGGGTGAAGTAATCGAAAATTATCAAGGTGATATTGAAATTGTTGAAAAAGTAAATTTACTTAGAAATGAGTTTGAAAAAGTATTGGTTAATACTGTTCGTTTTGTTGCCGGCTATAGCGAAACAGGCGAGCGGCTTAAGCCAATATTAGGAAGTAATATTAAAAATCCACTTGTTAGAAATAATTAGAGTTGGATTGAGGAAGTTATATGCAGAATATTTATGACATTGTTGGAATTGGCCTTGGGCCATTTAATCTAAGCTTAGCGGCACTCTTGAATCCACTAAGCAATATTAATGCTAAGTTCTTAGATAATAAGTCGGAGTTCAGTTGGCATCCTGAGCTGATGTTTGGAGACGCCATGATGCAAACATCTTTTCTGAAAGATCTTGTGACTCCTGTTGACCCTAAGAGCGCATTTAGTTTCTTGAACTATCTTGTTGAAAACGGACAATTCTATCACTTTTTAAATACAGATAGAAAGTCAATCAATCGTTATGAATTTGAAGACTATTGTAAATGGACATCAAAACAACTTTCTAATGATATTGATTTTGAATCTAATGTCATTGACATCAAACACGATGGTGAGAGATTTGAAGTCATTAAAGAGAGTGGCAGTTACTTCACAAAAAATATTTGTGTTGCGTCTGGGCCAACTAAAAATATTCCTGAATGTGCAAGGCCTTTCCTTTCAGATACGTTATTTCATGCAAAATCTAAGCAAATGAAGACTCTCGATTTAAAAGGTAAGAAAGTTGTTATTGTCGGCGGAGGGCAAACAGGTGTTGAAACATTTAGAAGTGCTCTCAATGGTATGTGGGGGAGAGTTGAAAAGGTAACTCTTTTAAGTGGTAGAAGTAATTTACAGCCCCTTGATGAAGCACCGTTTACTAATGAAATATTTACTCCTGAATTCGTTTTGAATTTCCACTCTTTATCTCAAGAGCAAAAAGATTCATATACACAAGGCCAACTGCTAGCTAGTGATGGTAATACTCCCCAGTACTTACAAGAAATGTATAACGAGCTATATCTTGATCGTTTCTACTTGAAGAAACTTCCCGATTATACGATTTCACCTATGCGTTGGCTTAATGAAATTGGAAAGGAAGGTCAGTCGTATAAGCTTAAGGTTGATAATCTTCTTAATCAAAATAAAGAGGTGGTAGAAGCTGATATTGTTATTTTAGCAACTGGATTCAAAAGTGTTCTACCAAACTTCTTAGAAGGGCTGTCAGATAAAATCGCCAAGGACACTCAAGGACGTGTAATTGTAGGCCAAGACTATAGTATTCAAACAACGATTGAAAATGGAAAAATTTATTCGATGAACTTTAGTCGTCATGGCCATGGGGTTGCTGATCCTCAAACTAGTTTGATGTCCTGGCGATCTGCGATGATCGCAAATGATCTCGTAGGTGAGACTAAATATAAAACAACAAATAATAGTGAAAGCTTTTTGAGCTTTTTTAGTTAATGGAGAGAAAATGAAGTTATTAATAATTATGCTAATTTCAACTTTAACCTTTGCTGCGCCTGCTGCTAAGTCTAAAGAGGAGGCTAAAACAAAGAGCTTCAATACGAAGGAAGAGGTATTAGATAACCCGACATTGAAGACATTATCAGGATCACTAAAGAGATGGTCTTTTTATTCTTCATTTAAATATAATGCTGGTGCTCTTGATAACCTCAATGATGCTGAAAGGCCTAATATTAGAAATGCTGGGAATACAACTTCTCTAACAAATTTTACAGGGAACTTAGGTGTAAAGTATCGTCTTTCAAAAACAGATAACCTATCTCTTCAGGTAGGAATCGAGAAGAAGGCGCCTTTTCATGGAAGTGTTGATTCAGAAAATCCAATGGTTCAGTATGAGCTTGATACATACGGTGATAGCTTAAATATTGATAATCCTGTTCTAAGTTACTTTAAAACTTACTACCTTTTTGGGATTCAAAATGTAACTTTCCTACAATACCAGTATGCTACTTGGGACTACTATAAGGACCTTGGTATAAATTCTGTTTTTAACGTTAGCCACTCTTTGGCCTATAAAGTATGGAAAGCCGCTTATATTGCTCTTTCTGGGAATGCGACACAGTATTTCTATGATAAGAGCACAATCTCATTTAATGGGATGGAAATTGCAGGTAAAGATAGACAAGTAAATCGTTCTTTCTCATTAAGCCTTGCTGGTGAGCTTTACTTTTCTCGCTCTCTTTCTCTAAGGTTAATCACTGACCTTTACTCGGCCGATCATTTTAGGAGTGAGCGTATTAACGAAAAAGTTCTTCAACAAACGATAGCGATGACTTATTTCTTTACTCGTGATATTTCGATTTCACCAAATATGCGCTTTATTGCGGAAGATATTAGAGCTGATAGAACAAATGTTGGCCTAACTATGAATGTAAATTTATAAAAAAGAGGGGGATGAAAATCCCCCTTTCTTATTCTTATTTTTCAGATATTTCAAAATCATCATGACCTGGAATTTCTTCAGGAAGTGCTTCCTTAAGATCAACTCCTAAGTGCAGAATTCTTTGTCCTGCTTCACAGTTAGGTCTTACGTTCTTACCAATAACAACACCTGAGCGATCTGCACAGATAACTTCTTTTACTTGTCCAAAGACATCATAAACTTTTGCAATTACTTCGCCTTTCTTTACTCGATGTGTAAGCTTTGGAAGTACATCGACAATTCCACCTTTTGTCGAGTAGATCCAATAAGAGTGATCACAGATTGTGGCATCTGTAATCATGTCTTGAACCTCTCCTTCGATCATTGAGAAGTAGCGAAGTGTGTTCTTTATACCGTCTAGCGTTTCATCAATTAGAGCGTGTTGAAAAGCATTTGGGTTACCAATTTCAACAGTAATTGCATGAATTCCTTGTTCATTGGCCCATGCTCTTAGTGTTCCTTCTTCATCATATTTTTGAACAATAATTTGTGGGTTTTGTAAGAAGGCGAGGGTTCTTGTTTCTTCATTCTCTAAATCAGCTCTTAAGTATAGGCTGTTTACACGGCCATGACTTGCTGTATGTAGATCAAGAAGGTAGTTGAATTTAGAAACGATCTTTTGAGTGAAGTAATGTGCGTAGAGGTTACTTGGATTTCCAGTTAGTTTTCCAGGCATAATTCTATTTAAATCTATATTATCAATAAATCGACGCTGATTTGTTAGATAGCCCGGAACATTGCTAATTGGAACCATAACAATTGTTCCCTTTAGCTTTTTTGGATCGACCTCTTCAATCAATTTAAAAATAGTTGAGATTCCATTCAGTTCATTCCCATGTACTGCTGCAGTAATACCTAGTACAGGTCCTTCTTCAACCCCTTTCATAATGATAATTGGTACACGCCAAGGCACACCTAGAGCATTATCTGAGAGGTGTATTTGTAGGCGGTGAATTTCACCATGCGCAAATGAATTTAAATCGATTTCTTCAGTTGTCTTAATGACTTGGATTGCTCCCATAATACTTCCTATGCTATGAGATCATAATCTCGTTAAAGAGTGACTTGTCGTTATCTAAACTTCTAAAGAGTTTCGTTCTGAAAGTCCCTTTCTTACTAATAAGTTGTTCTGCCATTTTATCAATCGCAACAACCGTCAGAATTGTTTGAATATAAGCTTCGATTAGATCATCAGTACCAATACCAAGGGAGTTAAAATCTTTTTGGTCCATGAGCATCAGCCTTGATGTGTCAGAATCCCACTGGTTTTCACCTGTTTTCACTGATAGGTTGGTTCCTAGTACTTCCCAGCTATCTTCTGGGTAGCTCGCCTCAAGAGGCTTTCGCGCACGACGTGCATAAACAGCGCATGGCATGAAACCTTTTGGTGATGAGTAGACCATAAGTCTTAAGTCAGCAATATAAATATTTCCTTTCTTGTTTGGTACTGTTCCGATGTGAAAGAATTTACCATGCTCACTTGTGGAACTCCACTCATAGTGACCAATTAAGCTTTGGACAATGAATTGATCATATGGGTAGTCCATTTGCATAAAGGCATCAAGCTCATCTTGATTCGTAATTGTAAAAACACCTTGCCCTGCATTTGAGTAAGGAATTTTAATAACGGCCTTTCCGCCAAACTTTTGAACCCAAAGAGGAATTTCTAGTTTATTAACGTCTTTAATTGTCTCTGGCATATTGATCTTTAGGCCAGATTCAGCGATCTCTGAGTTATAGAGCTCGTAGGCCTTATTTGCTAAAAGCTTATTGCGTCCACCAGAAAGGCAAACGAGAGTTGAGTTAAAGATAAATGTTTTTGAAGTTGTTGGAATGCGATTCCATGGCTTTTGTGTAACATAACGAAATGCCGCTCTAATAGGAATTCTTTCTCCTGTCTCAAGAGTGATATGTAGAACACCATTTTCAAAATCCGCCATTTGTTCTTCACCATTAAAATGTGGAACTAGGTAAACATCTTCTCCAGTTAGATCTGCTAATGTTGAAGCATATCCAGATGTCTCCATGTAATTCTTATCATAGATTACGGCCAGTGCACCTGCTGGAAGCCTCTTCTTTCTCTTTTTAAGGGCCGGAAGAAAAGAGTTTTCAATTAAGTATTTAAATCCTCTATGTTCATCCGCATCGGTTCTTGGCGGCATTGATTTTTGGCCAGATGGACATGAATTTGTTTCAAGAACAACCATGCGTCTATTTCCTGCCTGTGTTGTAACATAGAATAAGTCTGATCCCCCCCAGAAGAAGTGCTTACACTCATATGAGAGAATCTCACGTAAAGTGTCTGTACAGATCTGCGGATTAAGATGGCTATATCTTTTAATAATTCTTTCGTGATCCAGATTAAAAAAGTGGCTCACAAGAGGGTGTAGTTGTGAATTTAGGGCCTTCGGATAAAAGTGATTTTCTTGTTCAAAATTATCAGGCTTAATAACTTCAATTCTTCTTTTCAAGTTCTCTCCAAATTGTATTTTTTAAAGCATCAGTTAATGGAAATATTATAATCTCAAACCCTTCTCATGTAGCGAATATTTTGTGATTTTTATTAAAATTTTAAGGCCTGAAAGCATTTTTTCACCATATGTTGATCATTTCATTCAGGAATTGTGTCGTTCGGCAATGCCTAATTTGTGAACGTCTGCCTTTTGGTTTTTTGGAATTTATGACATGTTGTTTTCTAACAAGTTAAGGGGAAAGGATGAAACTTCGTAAAGAACTACAGGGAGTAAAGCGCCTTGTTGTAAAGGTTGGAAGTAATGTTATTACAAAAGGAAATGGTAAGTTAGACACTAGGAAGGTGCGCAAAATTGTAGAGGATATCTGTGAACTGATTGATGCGGGGATTGAAGTTGTCCTTGTTAGCTCTGGTGCAGTAAGTGTTGGGAAGTCATTTCTTAAAGAACATTTACCAAGAAGAGGTCAGTTAGATCTTCAGCATTCAGCTAGTGCTGTTGGACAGCCAAAACTTTTAAACACATACTCTCGACTATTTGAAGAGAATCAAAAGATTTGTTCGCAAATTCTTCTAACACATGATGACTTTAGAAATAGAAAACGAAATCTACATGCTAAACAAAGCATTAATGTTCTCCTAAAGAATAATATTACACCGATCTTAAACGAGAATGACACAATCTCTTTTACTGAGATTGCACTAGGTGACAATGATCATTTGGCCGCACAGACAGCGCAAATGATTAATGCCGATGCTCTTCTTATGATTACTTCAACCAATGGCCTCTACGACAAGGATCCTGCTTATGATGATGCTAAGAGAATTGAGACAGTTCCTTTTGGAAGTGATGTATTGGAAGATGTGAATTATCAGGGAAAGACAGCAGTTGGTAAAGGTGGAATGGAGTCTAAGGTTCATGCCATTACTAAAATTACTCCTATTGGCATAAAGGCCATTATTAGTTCAATGGATAACGAGCGACTTATTTTAGATCCATTAACAAAGGAGCTCGGTACTTATTTTGCTCCTAAGAATGCTTATGATCCTGAAGAAAGAAAAGCATGGCTACTTTCGATGAAGAAGCCAAATTGTTATATCGAAGTTGATAGAGGTGCATTTGATGCCCTAAATGAGAGTAAATCGCTTCTTCCAAAAGGCATCGTTGATGTTTATGGCCAGTTCTATAAAGGCGACTGTGTTGATATTATTTGCGATGGTGAAGTTTTTGCTTCTGGTGTTTGTGAATATGGACATTGTGAAGTTGAACAAATCATGGGTCGTCACAGTGATGAAATTGAGGATCTAATTGGATTTAGAACATCAATTGAAGTGGTTCATACAATTAACTTAATTTTAGAAAAGGAAATAATCGATGAAAAAATTAGCTAGAACAGTAAGAAAAGCTTCAAAAGAACTTTTAAAATTAAATAAAGAAACTAAGGATCTAATCTTTGATGATTTAGTAAAGGCCTTAGACAAAAATCGTGAGCTTATCTTAGAAAAGAATCAACTTGATTTAGATGCTGCATTTAAAAATGATCTTTCGAAAGCAATGGTAGATCGTTTAAAGCTTAGTAACGATAGAATTGATGATATTATTTCAGGAGTTAAGACGATTAGGGATCAACCTGAAATTGTAGGCTCTTTCTATAATGAGTTTACAAATGATCTAGGTTTAAAGATCAAGCGCCAACGAGTCCCGTTAGGGGTTATTCTTATGATTTTTGAGAGTCGCCCTAATGTTGTTGTTGACTGTGCTGCACTTGCTCTAAAGTCTTCCAATGCCATTATTTTAAAAGGTGGAAAAGAAGCCAAACACTCAAATGAAGTACTTGGAAAAATCATTCAAGATGCAATCTCTAAATATGTGAATAAGAGTGTTGTTGAAGTGCTTGCATCAGACAACCGTGAAGTATTAAATGACCTACTAGATCTTAAGGATGATATCGATGTTGTTATCCCTCGTGGTGGTCACGGATTAATCAATCATGTTTTTGAAAATGCAAAAATGCCTGTGATTGCTCACTATCAAGGGCTTTGTCATATGTATATCGATAGTGAAGCGGATGTTGAAAAGGCCGTAACACTAGTTGAGAATGCAAAAACTCAAAGAACTGGGGTTTGTAACGCCATTGAAACGCTACTTATTCATAAGGATATTTTACCAAAGGTAAATGAAAAAATTTCTAAAAGGCTCCTCGCTAAAGGTTGTGAATTAAGAGTTGATGAAGAATTTGCAATGCAAACAAAGGGGACTTTTGTTAAGGCTACGCCAGAGGATTGGTCAACAGAATACCTAGATAATATTCTTTCAATTAAAACAGTTTCTTCCCTTGAGGAGGCCATTAACCATATTGATGAATACGGTAGTAATCACTCGGAGTGTATTATTTCAAATAATGAAGAGAATTGTCAGAAGTTCCTACAAAGTGTTGATGCAAGTTGTGTCATGGTGAATGCTTCTACTCGATTTAATGATGGTGGACAATTGGGACTTGGGGCTGAACTTGGAATTTCAACAACAAAGCTTCATGCCTACGGCCCAATGGGGGTTGAGCAAATGACGACTTCACGCTACGTCGTTGTTGGCGATGGGCAGATTAGATCTTAGTTAATACGATAGGAGAGTTATCATGAAGAAAATTGCCGTTATTGGTTGTGGAAATATGGCCGGTGCAGTTGTTCGTTCAATGTATAAGGGCCAAAAAATTAAAAACAAATACCTCACATATACCCCAAGTCGTACACGAGCAATTGAGCTTGCTAAAGAGGTAGAAGGTGAGGCCATTGTTGAGCTAAAAGAAGCAGTCGATGCAGACTACTTTTTAATTGGCTGTAAGCCACAACAATTTGAAGAACTTTCTAAAATGTTTAAGGATATTGAC contains:
- a CDS encoding lysine N(6)-hydroxylase/L-ornithine N(5)-oxygenase family protein produces the protein MQNIYDIVGIGLGPFNLSLAALLNPLSNINAKFLDNKSEFSWHPELMFGDAMMQTSFLKDLVTPVDPKSAFSFLNYLVENGQFYHFLNTDRKSINRYEFEDYCKWTSKQLSNDIDFESNVIDIKHDGERFEVIKESGSYFTKNICVASGPTKNIPECARPFLSDTLFHAKSKQMKTLDLKGKKVVIVGGGQTGVETFRSALNGMWGRVEKVTLLSGRSNLQPLDEAPFTNEIFTPEFVLNFHSLSQEQKDSYTQGQLLASDGNTPQYLQEMYNELYLDRFYLKKLPDYTISPMRWLNEIGKEGQSYKLKVDNLLNQNKEVVEADIVILATGFKSVLPNFLEGLSDKIAKDTQGRVIVGQDYSIQTTIENGKIYSMNFSRHGHGVADPQTSLMSWRSAMIANDLVGETKYKTTNNSESFLSFFS
- a CDS encoding glutamate-5-semialdehyde dehydrogenase, which produces MKKLARTVRKASKELLKLNKETKDLIFDDLVKALDKNRELILEKNQLDLDAAFKNDLSKAMVDRLKLSNDRIDDIISGVKTIRDQPEIVGSFYNEFTNDLGLKIKRQRVPLGVILMIFESRPNVVVDCAALALKSSNAIILKGGKEAKHSNEVLGKIIQDAISKYVNKSVVEVLASDNREVLNDLLDLKDDIDVVIPRGGHGLINHVFENAKMPVIAHYQGLCHMYIDSEADVEKAVTLVENAKTQRTGVCNAIETLLIHKDILPKVNEKISKRLLAKGCELRVDEEFAMQTKGTFVKATPEDWSTEYLDNILSIKTVSSLEEAINHIDEYGSNHSECIISNNEENCQKFLQSVDASCVMVNASTRFNDGGQLGLGAELGISTTKLHAYGPMGVEQMTTSRYVVVGDGQIRS
- a CDS encoding succinylglutamate desuccinylase/aspartoacylase family protein; amino-acid sequence: MGAIQVIKTTEEIDLNSFAHGEIHRLQIHLSDNALGVPWRVPIIIMKGVEEGPVLGITAAVHGNELNGISTIFKLIEEVDPKKLKGTIVMVPISNVPGYLTNQRRFIDNIDLNRIMPGKLTGNPSNLYAHYFTQKIVSKFNYLLDLHTASHGRVNSLYLRADLENEETRTLAFLQNPQIIVQKYDEEGTLRAWANEQGIHAITVEIGNPNAFQHALIDETLDGIKNTLRYFSMIEGEVQDMITDATICDHSYWIYSTKGGIVDVLPKLTHRVKKGEVIAKVYDVFGQVKEVICADRSGVVIGKNVRPNCEAGQRILHLGVDLKEALPEEIPGHDDFEISEK
- the proB gene encoding glutamate 5-kinase, giving the protein MKLRKELQGVKRLVVKVGSNVITKGNGKLDTRKVRKIVEDICELIDAGIEVVLVSSGAVSVGKSFLKEHLPRRGQLDLQHSASAVGQPKLLNTYSRLFEENQKICSQILLTHDDFRNRKRNLHAKQSINVLLKNNITPILNENDTISFTEIALGDNDHLAAQTAQMINADALLMITSTNGLYDKDPAYDDAKRIETVPFGSDVLEDVNYQGKTAVGKGGMESKVHAITKITPIGIKAIISSMDNERLILDPLTKELGTYFAPKNAYDPEERKAWLLSMKKPNCYIEVDRGAFDALNESKSLLPKGIVDVYGQFYKGDCVDIICDGEVFASGVCEYGHCEVEQIMGRHSDEIEDLIGFRTSIEVVHTINLILEKEIIDEKIS